Within Oncorhynchus nerka isolate Pitt River linkage group LG8, Oner_Uvic_2.0, whole genome shotgun sequence, the genomic segment TCACTACTTTGTTCAAAGTATACTAACTTCTCCTTCAAATGTAACCAACCTTACTTCCACCCAACATCTCATCCATGGCATTATTCCTTGGCAATTTAGATTCTGCCCACTCTCCACTTTCATTATGATCTATTTGCTTCTTCACACATTTCCATCACTTGTTCTCTACTTTTCAGTCTCTTCCTTTTATTGTCCTTCATCTGTCCATCCTCTCATCCCTGGACTCCCTCTGGCTCCACAGAGGTCAGAGTTCACCTTGAACCCGTGTTGGGGGCAGATCCTTCGATGTCAGGGGGCCGGGGCCATCAGTCCTGCATCACTTCCTGGTCGCCCAGGGCAACACCAAAGACATCACAGTACTTCCTGGATCCTGCTCCTACGAGCAGTGTATGCTAGGATTGGGCTGAGGGTTAGGGGTGTGAGACGTGGGGTAGGGGGTAAAGGCTGGGGTCCCAGTCCATCAGTGTGTATGTGCGTATGTCTACGGCAGAGCAGGGGTGAATGAGTCTTAAGAATTCCTCATTGAGATAACATCTTTAGAATCCAGTGGAGAGGATCTCAGGCTTAGCTGGCTCTGCTGGACGGAcaaatagaaacagagagagtgagaggattaTCAATAACAGAACTCAGAGAATTGATTTAAacccaaacaaaaacaacaagaaCTGCCCCCATTGAATTTCAAGGTTTGAGAAATGCCTTTGTGAAAAGGTTGTATCCAGACCATATCTTTCAACACATGGTGGGAATGATCCTTGACCGCTGAACTCACCATCCCCTGGGTTCCGGTCCAGAGACGGCGTCCTGACGACGGTTACCTGGTTGCGAGGGAGATCATCTGACTCCTGATTGACAGGCGGCTCTCTTAGTGTTTTCAGCAGCTGGTGATGAGCTGTCTCGATGTCCTGTTGGGGTTATGGGGGGAGAAAATAACAAGTAATAGTTAGCATGGAAATAATGTCAAAATGTATATTCAACTCTGGGTTCTAAAttgtgagtgggtgagtgagtggatTCTCCTGTTTCTCACGTAATAGCATGTCAcatctgtgtgtgtttaaacACCTTACCCTCAGCTGGTGCAGCTTGCTCATCAGCTCCTCGATTGTGTGGAAAATCTCATCCACGTGTTTGATCACATAGCTCTGGAGGACCTTTTGTGATTGGCCAAGCCCTCCCTCCCGCCTCAGATTTCCTGGCTCCAATTGTTTGCCAGCAGACAGGGTGGAAGAGACCTGCCCTTCTTCCTCATGATGCTTAATGTTTGATGACATCACTTCCTGGTCCAGATCAGGAAGTTCGGTGGAGGTCAGGGTGGGGGGATCAATGACCTCATCTGTGTGACTCTCATCCAGCAGTCCGTCTCCCTGCTCTGTAGGCATCACCAGGTAGAACACGTTTCCTACAGCACAGTGGAATTAAAGGCGATCGTCAATCTTCATGGTGAATTGACAGTAGAGCTGTGAAATGTTATAGTATCTGGCCGGTGTGCTTGGTCAGTTGGTATGAATTGGAAAACGCTTCAAAATAGAAAAACTAAATTTAGGTAGAACCAAACAATCTGTGTTTCTAAACTGTTCTCTGGACACGAGCCTGGTGTAGTAATCACAAACATTCTCAGAGAGCCAGGGACCTAAATGGAAGATAGGTTTGAAAAGGACAACTGGACTGTCTACTGGAGCATTACCCCGTACACTGGCCCCGCCTCTCGGCTCAGGTGATTGGTCGGAGTGGAGGTTGACATCAGTGATGTCATCAGGGATAGAAGGAGAGCCCGCAACCACAGCTGTGCATAAGAGGACAGATGGcgtgaaagagtgtgtgtgtgtgtgtgtgtcagacagtATACATTTATGTGTAGGGGAGCATGGTAGTGTTATGGGGGTGAGAGTTTGAGTGCAAGTGAGGGAGATGTGATATTGTACGAGGGCGTGAGAAGAAGGAGGCGAAAAGCAAAACAGAGTTGTGGAAAGAGGCAGAAAGAAAGATCAGAAGTGCACCCGACCAGTTGAATCACACAGAGCTTCGGGAACATGCCAAGAGAAAGGAGTGTGTATTATCAAACAATTAGAGGCATTCAGTGGTCATTCAGTGGAgtctagggctgaccccatttagttcgaatatttaaaaaaatatttatgttTTCTGGCATGAGACACCCgtctgattcacgcctgtctcagtggactaatccattggaGGCCGCGGGGATAGAGAACcagtatcaccagtagtacatttactgttaattaccatcaatgtttgtttggttatggTAATTTCTGTTCATAAATTCAATACATTATTACTACAGTCTTTTACCGTTTTCATTGTCGGAGTGGACACGTTGCTGGGCACGTTGTTTGCGGACCGCACTACCTAGTCTATACTTGTGAGTTTTGGTTTATTTCGTTCCATTTTGGACACGCACCTGATTATACACAGAAAAAGgcataggctacctggcctgcgcaCAAATGTAGGTCTATAATTGTGCCCTAttggggatctgatagtatttctgattgtcttaactgaCCACCACTGTAGAACTTCTCAAAGTATTTTTTTCTTTACCTCaaaacagcaagtaaacaaagtcggactgtttttttgtcttcttctggttaggctaaatttatctctggctccctccagtcatttgtgtgtcttaattatttaaatCAAAGTGTCCTTAAAGCATCCGACAAGCTCAGtacatatagttgatttgattaaaaaacACAGGTTGTGTCTATATGTAAAAATACACGTTTTAAAATTTCAACCAATtaattggtcgaaagaacagacaaCTAGGTTGACCAAGATTTTTTTGGGGTCGGGGACAGCCGTAGTGGAGTCAGACTTGATTTGACCACAGTAGGCACCAACAAACAAGCAGTCATTTAACCAAAACAGCCAAAGTTATTAGGTTGTTGTCTACACCTTCTGTCCCCATTACCTTTCCTCACAACATGTACACTGGGGGACCCCACCTCCGAGGGCGGGGCTTCGGAATGCTCAGCCTCCAATTGGCTGGGACTGGCACTGAGAAGAGTATCAGAGGACGccagtctctgtctgtcattgAGCGGGCTCCTCTCATTGTCTGTCTCGTTTGTGGGCGTTCCGTCCGAGTCGTGACTCCACCCAACTTCCTCAAAGTTGTGGAAAATCAGCCGCTTTAGTATCTCCACTGAGACAGAAAGAGGAAATTAATAAGTCGACAGTTGATTATCAAACAAACATATTCTAGTGACGCAAAAGTATATGTTCAAGTCAAAaggtctctctttcagtctcacCGTCTTCAAGAGCTGCCTCAGCCACTCCAATCTGCTTCTTGACATAGTCCCGTCCCTCAATGTGGAGGAAAGCCCCTGATTGCGCTGTTGGTGTGGTGGGCGTGAGCTCATTGTCCTCATCGTTAGGAGAGTTTGTCCCCATTGAAACTGCCTGCTCCGTCATCGAGTCGTCTAGGGATATTAAAGATAATCAATATGGTGAATGACAGAGAATGATAGAATATTACTGTATAGGAATGTACTCAATATAAATATGATCTACTCCAAAACATATGTATGTTCCCTGTCAGACACAATCTCTCTTACCTGATTGGTAGACATGGCTGCCAGTTGAGACAGGGGAAGCATTACCAAGACTTGGGGAGCTGAGTGAGAGAGTGAATTTAGTCTGGGCAGTTTTGTTTAGGACCAACATAGTGAATAGACTACAATGCCATCTTTTCAATGGTAATTGATAGAAACAGATCAGCTTAGGGATACTCACAAAATAGGTGTGGATCTGTTATTGGTCGAAGGTGAGGAGCCAGCAGCCAATGAGATGGTCTTTTCAAGTTGGTCCTTCCAGCTGTGAAAATAAATAAGACTTAAGAAACAAAGCTTTTCCATGTGATAAGCAAAATGCATTAGTTAAAATGCTAATGATGACAACTCTTGTCTATAAAACTGGTGGACTATAATAGTCCTAGtatagatatagctggtctaGATGTGCTCACATGTTTTTCTCTGAGGACGTCCCTGCTACCAGCTCGTATATCTGTTGCTCTGTTGTGCTAATGACGTACAGGGCCTTGTTATCTGAGGAAGGAATGGCACATGATGAGTGACAGCTGTCAAATCATTCAAAAAGCAATCACAGTTTTTTTTGGCATCTCATTAAAGGTCTGCATTATCAAAGAGGCATCACTCAACCATGAATACTATGTAATGATCATTATTTCATCATTAAACAAAAGCATTGAGATCGTACGTTCTGCTATTACAGATGTCTATTACAGTGTTGTTACACCATTAACGGAAAACTGGTGGTTACATCTAAGCCCAACCACTGACTACTCCACACGGCCTCCCATAACCCCTGACCTCTTACCTGTGGCCACAGAGCGCACCAGCAGTGAGTCTAGCTGGACCACGGGGCTGAAGGAGGCCTTGGTATCCCCGCTACCCCCACCTCCCCCCCCCAGAAAGCGGGACGGGCAGCGCAGCAGCAGCCGGTCGTCTGGACCTCTCTGGAGCAACACCAGAAGGTCTGACAACAGCAGCGCCTGGATCTCTGGGAgcggcagggagaaacagaaccaCGTGGTTAGAACCTTCCGGGAACAATGCTAACAAAAACCTGGTGGGAATTGGATGCAAGGTTTGTAGAACGTTTGCAACCCAAAAGAGACCAGTGGGGCTTATTAGAgtgataaaaaaacaaaaacatttttaaagtgTCGACTACAATAACAAGGGGCTTTGACTAGAGACTGTATGAGGtttgttccactggaggtcataaggtgaatgcaccaatttgtaagtcgctctggataagagcgtctgctaaatgacttaaatgtaaatgtaatgtaaatgtgactCATTGTGGGGTGTGGTGGGCTTTTCTTACCCAAGGTTTTGTCTTTACTGACTTTCCAGGTGAGAGGACCCTCATGGATCATTCTCTTACTGGTCAGGTCCAGactctgagaggagagacagaagacaaAATGGTAGACATCAGCATCACCATAACAATATCGTTGGGtatgtcaaaaaaaaaaaaaacattccttaACCCAGGTTAAATTACTCGACTAAATATTTCAGATCTTCGCGGAAGTCTTTATTCTATTTATCTTTATCCTCCTGGAGGGTCGCCCGTTGAATTGTCCTGGGGTAAGGGATGTTTTGGGGATTTTcaagtccctcagtcgagcacctGATTCCCTTTTTTGTTTAAGCTGGACTGAAGCACGTTTGGGTACACCTTATGTGTTGGAGGAAAAATCTCAACTTTGAGAGGAATGTAGGATAAGGAAAAATTAACAAGATCAAATTGGGCAGTACCTTGAACTGTGGCGTGGGGTCCAACCTGCGCTGGTATTGGTTGAGCCGCTGCCGGTGTTCCGTCTCCCTGACAACCTCGTTGACGGCCTGCAATATCCCCCGGCAACAGGCTTGAGCCtgttggagaggagggaggtctgtGGAACCGGCTAGGGGAAGAGAAGGACGTTATTCCAAGTGACATCAAATAAGCTAAAACACCATAGCCAAAGTTTGAGTCAATAGCTAGTAGCTACCGGTCTACTTCTAGTTAGCTATTACGTGAGTGAGCAGTTACTGAAAGCCTTTCATCAAAACAAACAAGGTTTCCAAATCACCATACACTCTCCACTGGGACGTCTGTCTGTGTGGTAGAAACCTATCCTACTTACCCTCTGTGTGTTTGAGGATGTTGTCCAGTAGCAGAGGGTACTTGGTGAGTCTCTGCGTCTCAGACACCAGCAGGTCCTTCAGCTGCAGCCTCCTACAGTGAGGACTGGCCTCACACTCCTGTTAACACATCCATCacccaatacatcaatcaaatcaatccaTGAGCCGAGAAGCCATTGCAACTGTGTGCGCGCGTGTTACCTGGATGATGTGTGCGAAACGGGGGTCTTTGCGCTGTTTGTTCTTGATGAGCTCCAGGGCCTGAGACTGCTGACTGCACAGGTGGGACGCCTGCTCCTGAAACTCCTCCCCCGCCACGCCCTCAAACTACCAGAAAGGTACACACCGACGCCCCATTCAAAATACACCACAATCATCCCtagacattttttttttctttctctgatTTAAATCTATCTGGCAGGTATTAGCAATAGCAAAGTCTTCAAATCTAGGAATGGGCATTTGAAGTTATCAGCCATTTTTTCTCCCTCAGATATTCATACAGTAAATACATTTAGGAAAAACAAAAAAGCTCTACTTTATATACCAATCAGAATGATGCTAGGTGCCACAACCGCAGACAGCGCGCCATTTCAGGGTGCTATTCCGACAGTATTTGGCTTAACAGTAGCCTAGGCTAAAAGCAACAGTGAAAGAGAAGTCTGATGTTCGTCATCATAGAACTGattaggtaaaaaaaataaatatatatatatatataaataaataaaattccaGTGAGTTTTGCATTGATCTATGCCAGGTTTTGTGGACCTTCCATTGGTGCGCACCTGTAGGCTAATCGCTGTTGGAAGTGGGGGGAAATAGCATACCATTGTCAGGGCTGACGGGAGGGCTAAATGCGATATGATAGTAAAAACGCCTTTGCATTTAAAACCCGACCCCATAattagggttgcaaagctaccggtAAGTTGCCGGCATCTTCTGTGATTTTGCTAATGAATAGAAACGTTATGTCAATCTATGGTCATTTATAATGGAATAAATTAAAACACATTCATATATAGTATTCATTTCttatatctgtgtccatattgtccatgagtttctagtagatGGACCAAATGGttccagagggggaaaaaagacTCATGAAAAAAAGCATCTcatcaacaatggcattattttcaaaCTCCTCCAACTACTGACTTTCtccacaactgccaccagtttgtcGCAAAAAAACACTGACAACAAATACATATTCacatagtaaaataaaaaaggatATTTCATGccgaaaccctcatattaaacaccaacggtattcactaagttggtttatatttaggataatgaTCTACAGCGTTGTCATTCATTTTATTCTATTTTACATGTAATAAgaccacacagagggccagagttAGACACCGGTGATAATATGAGGTTCCCAAAGGGGCCACTAGGGGTCTTGTGATAAATGACATTTAAAAAACGAAGATACCAAAATGCTTTGTAGTTGACTGGTAAAAGTTGAATGCTTCCAGCAATCCTACCTATAACCTATGAGAAAAATCACTTTGTGTAAGAACTGGATATTCGATGAACACAATCCATCTCACTGACGAAgattgggggggatatatatatatatttaagagagcgagatgggatgACATGGTTAGTTAAACTCACCCTGGCCAGCATGATGTCGCCGATGCCCTGAACGATGGGAGATTCTCGTCTCTTCTTCATGGCTTCGCACAGACtcgctgtaacacaacaaaaacaacattGGAGCAACATTGACCAAAAAACAATAACTACATTGAATCAACATTGAGCATAAGTATCAATGAGACAGAATGACACTCAAAGGCAATGCTGCAACATTGCACCAACTAAAACCATTTAAACGTGACATTTACACAGCAAAGCCACTCAAAGGGAGGACCCCTTTCATGCGACGTGGCCTTATCAGAACTTCAAATCCACATTGCTTGGATACATATCGGCAGGATTGAGAAACACGCACAGACATACACAGTGACTGACCGTGGAGCTCGTAGACCTGAGGCAGGTTGGGGAAGATGCAGGCCAGCTCGTCAGAGCTCAGAACACACCTCATCTTCTGGAAGAACACCTGATCCAACACCCTGAGTGTACGCAGGTGAGACGCCTCCGTCGTCAGCAACTCTGATAAAGGAAGGGGGGTAGAAAGACCAGACTAAAAAGGGGTGTAAATATAACCCTCTCCTCTAATTTCCTTCTGAAATAACAGTCCCATAGAGGCGGGTGTCTGATAGAATCCCTTTGGGCTTTTCGCAGCCATCTTTAGAGAGGACAAGGCTTacgtgttgtgtgtgtatatatatatatatatatatatatatatatatatatatagatatgggGTGATTTCACGTGTTAACTAATCTGATAGACAGTGGTCTTTAGAGGTTACAGGCCCAGTTATAGATGTATAGCAATGTCACGTGTTACTCTCAGCCTTGCACATTCCTCTGTTTCTAGACAAAGCCTGGTCAATcagtgtttaaaaaatatatatattttaccataGATGACAGCCTGCTGTCCACCTCTCGGGGACAGAGAGTAGCCAGGACCTGCGGGGCCACAGTCTCCTGCCAGTTGTGACTGTCCACCACGTCCTCCTCTAGGGCTGGGGCGTCAGGGAGCAAGGCCACCGGGAACTCCACACTCCTACACACAAATACGCACGCGCACAGATATTGAATACACTTGCAAGTCCCTCAGCAAAGCTTAACACATTAGAGTAGTAAGGTTAACTTACTTTCTTCTGGAAGACCGAGGGGTGTACGGAGGGGTGGGGTTCTCGCAGGATCTGAGGAGAACAACACACAGATTTTCTATATATTCAATGCTGCTGCTCAACCAGTCTCTAGGAGTGTGGGATTCATAGTTCCAAAGGAGTGTGGGATTCATAGTTCCAAAGGAGTGTGGGATTCATAGTTCCAAAGGAGTGTGGGATTCATAGTTCCAAAGGAGTGTGGGATTCATAGTTCCAAAGGAGTGTGGGATTCATAGTTCCAAAGGAGTGTGGGATTCATAGTTCCAAAGGAGTGTGGGATTCATAGTTCCAAAGGAGTGTGGGATTCATAGTTCCAAAGGAGTGTGGGATTCATAGTTCCAAAGGAGTGTGGGATTCATAGTTCCAAAGGAGTGTGGGATTCATAGTtctaagggtgtgtgtgtttgagcagtgtgCATGCTCCAGATCTTGGATTGGGTGTGTGTTGTAGTCTCACCGTGCTGAGCTACTGGAGGCAGAGGAGGTGCTGTGGTGTAAGGGTCTCAGGCCCGGCccttcactctcctctccacAGTCCTCCATGTCCACGTCGCTACGGGACCGAGGGACTGTCTCCGCCCCCGAGGACCCGCCCCGCCGACGCCCCTCCCCCTGCGCCTTCAGAGACTCACTACGAGCCAGACGCATCGACACCGtggggctgagagagggagagacacgaaTCAAACACATGCACGGGTTTGAACACACTAAGAATTTTGCACAAGggtcgagacacacacacacacactctctctctccctccctctgttaccTGTCCATGCTGTCCTCTCCCAGGCTGCTGGAGGACAGCCTCGGAGGGTCTCCCTCGGCCCCCTCTTCCCCGGGGATCTCTGTGTGGTTCTCAAACTGCTGGATGATGTTCCTCACACTGCCCGGGCGCACTGAGGAGAGGAGACGCACAGAGAACAGGCAAATagaacatcaatcaatcaaacgtAAATGTATAAAAACGacatacaccgagtgtacaaaacattaagaacaccttcctaacagCCTTAATTGGTCagtgcatggactctacaagctgtcgaaagcattccaaagggatgctggcccacgaTGACTCCATTgcctcccacagttgtgtgaagttggctggatgtcctttgggtggtggacctttcttgatacacacgggaaacccAGCAATGTTATATGGTTAttcacacaaaccggtgcacctattaccataacccgttcaaagtggcacttcaatattttgtttgGCCCAGTCACCCTGtgaataggacacacacacacacacacaatccatgtctcaattgtctcgaggcttaaaaattcttctttaacccgtct encodes:
- the LOC115133372 gene encoding LOW QUALITY PROTEIN: rho guanine nucleotide exchange factor 11-like (The sequence of the model RefSeq protein was modified relative to this genomic sequence to represent the inferred CDS: inserted 2 bases in 2 codons); amino-acid sequence: MSLRPPTSTLDRLSSLTIGDSERKTSSGQQREPLADFPTESTGQGLVQRCVVVQKDQLGFGFTVCGERIKLVQNVRPGGAAVKAGVHEGDRIIKVNGSLVSSMSHQEVVKLIKSGTYVALTLQGPPLQQLPSPXHPLPTDLLPNQRTSLGGEAPPPPPPPLSPGLTSNPSQRVTKPLQNLDVQKHATQILRNMLEQGEAELQDLMEELLLNPSPSLEERIESAKRRAQQVRVKIQQDLDGTRLESVTSYVVAGEGRLSGDSSEGDFEACESPHSSPSTSSFRTPLYRRQGSDTHTFSDSAGKAQIIGPEEEEEEDDSYPLNEMDGPFQDIELLKSRPAHMTVFMRYLFSQLLDPNPLLFYLSVEVYLGSSPKDARALAPQICSHFLDPDAPLKIRVREEYLSDIESRLHAQEDIRGPLSELQQQVLPDIQDQIQDYRSKQMMGLGSLFGEGDLQQLDGDPAKERLVVDRQVTALWEILSKHEEESSSRLASAVLLYLRHSGIKLRDSRVFPGLSTEKEKWLSFFPKTKKLSSSKKEKDGEDRKRNPILKYIGKPRSTSQSTFHVPLSPTEVRPGSVRNIIQQFENHTEIPGEEGAEGDPPRLSSSSLGEDSMDSPTVSMRLARSESLKAQGEGRRRGGSSGAETVPRSRSDVDMEDCGEESEGPGLRPLHHSTSSASSSSARSCENPTPPYTPRSSRRKSVEFPVALLPDAPALEEDVVDSHNWQETVAPQVLATLCPREVDXQAVIYELLTTEASHLRTLRVLDQVFFQKMRCVLSSDELACIFPNLPQVYELHASLCEAMKKRRESPIVQGIGDIMLARFEGVAGEEFQEQASHLCSQQSQALELIKNKQRKDPRFAHIIQECEASPHCRRLQLKDLLVSETQRLTKYPLLLDNILKHTEAGSTDLPPLQQAQACCRGILQAVNEVVRETEHRQRLNQYQRRLDPTPQFKSLDLTSKRMIHEGPLTWKVSKDKTLEIQALLLSDLLVLLQRGPDDRLLLRCPSRFLGGGGGGSGDTKASFSPVVQLDSLLVRSVATDNKALYVISTTEQQIYELVAGTSSEKNIWKDQLEKTISLAAGSSPSTNNRSTPIFSPSLGNASPVSTGSHVYQSDDSMTEQAVSMGTNSPNDEDNELTPTTPTAQSGAFLHIEGRDYVKKQIGVAEAALEDVEILKRLIFHNFEEVGWSHDSDGTPTNETDNERSPLNDRQRLASSDTLLSASPSQLEAEHSEAPPSEVGSPSVHVVRKAVVAGSPSIPDDITDVNLHSDQSPEPRGGASVRGNVFYLVMPTEQGDGLLDESHTDEVIDPPTLTSTELPDLDQEVMSSNIKHHEEEGQVSSTLSAGKQLEPGNLRREGGLGQSQKVLQSYVIKHVDEIFHTIEELMSKLHQLRDIETAHHQLLKTLREPPVNQESDDLPRNQVTVVRTPSLDRNPGDAEPAKPEILSTGF